A region of the Sminthopsis crassicaudata isolate SCR6 chromosome 6, ASM4859323v1, whole genome shotgun sequence genome:
gtatgaACTATTTCAAATGGCTTGCTTCtcagaaaggggagaaaagaaggaacaaaggagagaatttggaaataaaaataaaaacctgatgtacaatttttatgtaattgggtaaattaaatgtttaaaaaaaaaaaaaggaaaaatatatcgAGAAAGAAAGTATACAAAGAAGTAGCTATTGGTTAGAGTAGTGAGAACATTCAAATTATGGTGAGAAGACTTGGGTTCCAATTCTGGTTTTCCAATTAACTACATGGATGAATGACAAAATACTTAGTCTCTCAGAcctttcattttcccatctaCAAAATGCCTATGCTACAAAAGCATTTTTCCTTAATTCAGTGTAAATAAATACTCACAAAGTGGATAAAGCAAAGAAGATATAATTAGGAAGACTCGTGTTCAAAGTCTATTCCAGACTTTATAATCTATATGACCCaggccaaatcatttaatctctgttttctcacctataaaaatgGTGAGAAATTGTATCGCCTATCTCACAtgatttttatgaggatcaaatgaaataaaactaatgtaaAGTGATTGACAAATTTCAAATCATCAAATGaatattaatcattattattttttaatataagctCATGGAAcactataaaaaatgatggattTCAAATTTGTCctatccttttcctttccttgaagAAATAgatgttcttttgcttttcccaCAAGACACTCATATTGTAGATCTGAATATAGCCTGTCACTAGTATTCTGTTACATGAAACCTTATTGTTTCACTTATGTTAAGTTTCATTCATGACCAATTAATGTTAATGTTTCTATCATActcaacttttcatgatcccatttgtgtTTTTTggggcaaagatcctggaatagtTTACTacttccaattcattttattgatgaggaactaaggtaaacaggtttaagtgacttgttgagggTAACATAGCTAAGTCAGAGACAAAACTGGATTTCAGAAAGGTAagtgttcctgacttcagtccagtactctatcccctgtgcatcctagctgccccatatgaGACTTACCTGAATTCTATAGTTTGATGGCAAGATGGCAACAGGGAAGATTGACCAAAAAACTTTCACTCAGAAGTTTTCAGTTAGAAGCCCAAGCCAGAGAAAAATTGGATGGGGTTTTTACTGGTAAAGCATTTCCCACTGCCTGGTGTTAAATACAAAGAGCTCTCCAGGATATGGCCTGTTGTCCTCTGTTACTATTGTTGCCTGAATATTGGTGTCAGGAACTATAGTATGAAGGTGCTatttctgaataaataaataatggatgATCGCCTTACTTCATGCTTGTTCTAGGTACAGTAGTACAAATGGAGTCAGAAATGGTTTTCTATGGCTTGTGGCCAAGACCTGAAAGTAGAATGATATAAGCATAGGAACATCAGTGTCCTTAGGGGACAAAGATTCCTCTGAGGAACCCCAGAGCTCCTCATTTTGCTCCTCTAAAAACACACCATGGTCTGTGGGGACTCATATCACATTGACAAGATAATTCGTGAGTGTTCTCAACTGTTGTTTTCAGAAATTCTCCATGGTACTCAGAAGATATGATTGCCCTCACAAGAGTTAAGAATTCAAGGCCATGAATTCACTAGGCAGAAATCTGCTGGCGTTATCAGATGGACAGCAGGAAAATAGACAGGAGATGAGATCAATCCCTTAGCTTTAATCAGAGCCATTCTCATAATGCAGCTTGAATTTATTTGCCACTACAAAGTAATGTTCGATTTCAGGAGATGGGGGCTGATGATAAAAAGGATTTGATGAATTCTTAGCTGATAAAATCTTagtgataaaaaatttaaaaagaaaagaacactaatgaattgttaAAAATtgcatagaaataattgaaagaattttagaaaggaCACAGATAAACAGGATAGTGCTATTCTTGGTTAAAAGTAatagaacaaaatacaaacaaacaaaaaccaaaaaaaaaaaattttaaagtgatagACATATCTCCCTATGCAACTTTCATCTATTCTTTTTATATTGAAATGTTCATGGTTATTAATGCTTGTCAAATCCATcatctaatatatattttattttgacgTAGATAATACATGTGCTGTCATGCAAAGAACTTCCAAAGTAGCCTTGCTGGAAaagaaaactgtttaaaaaataaaaaatatttttaaaacattattttcaatctgcattcagactccatcagataagtctttcagaattgttttggatcattgtattctgagaatagttaagtcattcacagaaaataattttttttatattgctgtcactgtgtacaatgttcttctgattctgttcatttcactttgcctcagttcttataagtctttccatttgtttttcctgaaagaaacttactcatcatttcttacagaacaaggtTATTCTGTCACAGtaacataccacaacttgttcagccattccataattgatggctatcctctcaatttctaatttttttttctgtgatcctATTTCTAAAGAATTACCCAACTAAATCAGAGCatttattttgactttaaaataaaacatgttgATAACAGTATGGTACAATGGAGAAAGCCTTGGGGTAGGAAGATGTAAGATGAGTCTTGGTTCTGGCCACATAGCTTGACTTCTGTCTATCATGAGAAATTCACTAGATCTGTCTCTACAAAGGTTATAAATAAGTGAACAATGTGAATAGATAAAGGAAGATATCACACCGGAAGTACCTCATGACAAAGAACTAGGATTACAGCTTGAGGAGAATGGTGATTAACTTTTTGTAGCATTTTTCTCATAACAACTGAGATAGGTTATTAAGTAATATCATCCCCAATTTAGGACAAGTAATCCAATGAGCAAATGAAATATGCACAAAGGCTATTTTCAGTATTTGATATCATACCCAGTTCAATAGTTAATGTTCTTTacaaatttaaagtaaaattttctatGCCTCAGAAAATGTCAAGGGGTAAGAACTAGAATTGAAATAAATACTTCATATTCCCCCAAATGCTATTAGCTGTAGATCGAAAATTCAGTAGCTGGAAATTTTCAGAGAGAAATGCTCTCcagtttagaaagaaaaagaaaatctagttTGTCTTTTTAGTGGAAAATACAAAGGGTGTAGGTCTTGAAAAATGGGTGCACTATGAAGATTTGAGAAGAAAAGATGTATTATGTTTGCACCTCGTTAAAAGGATAAGCCTAATGATGACTTTGTACCCTGAGATATTTTAATGAAAGCACTTTTGACGTCTTTATTTCTCAGGCTGTAGACCAAAGGGTTCAACATGGGGATGATTATGGTGTAGAAGACAGACACTACTTTGTCTGTATCCATGGAATGCCTGGAAGGGGGTTGTAAGTACATGAAGATTACTGTCCCATAGAATATGGATACTGCTGTGAGGTGAGAAGCACATGTAGAGAAGGCTTTACGGCGACCCTCAACTGAGCGTATCTTCAAGATGGCAATAAAGATTAATAAGTACGATATCAAGATaataaaaagggcaaaaaaaacaTTGAATCCTACAACAAAGAAAACAACCAATTCTTTGATGTATGTCTCAGAACAGGAGAGAGCCACGAGTGCtggaaaatcacaaaaaaagtgaTGAACCACGTTGGAACTACAAAAGTCAAAACTGAAGGTATTTCTTGTGTGAATGGAAGAATTCAGAAAACCACAGATATAGGAGCTAATAGCCAGACCAGCACATACGTTAGCTGTCATAGTGGTGGTATAATGGAGGGGCTTACACACCGCTGCGTGGCGATCATAAGCCATAGCAGCCAAGAGATAACTTTCAACAGTGGAAAAGgccacaaagaagaaaaattgtgcAGCACATCCATTGTAGGAGATGACCTTGTCCTCCAGGAGAAAGATGCTCATTACCTTGGGAGTAATAGCTGAAGAGTAGCCAAAATCCACTAGGGAGAGATTactgaggaaaaaatacatgGGTGTGTGGAGCTGGGAATCCCAGGAGATCAGGACTATCAACCCCAAGTTCCCCACAAGAGTGATGAGGTAGATAACAGTAAATATTATGAAAAGGGGCACCTGGAGTTCTGGAGCATCTGTTAATCCCACAAGGATGAATTCATTGATTTCTGACCTGTTCATAATTGCCATTTGGAAATTTGATTATTCACCTGTGACAAGAGAGAAACCATCAAAAATAATTCTATAGAATGAATAATTTTGTTCTATAATACATTGACAGACATCTTGTATTAAGAGCAGAAATATTGGCCTGAGAAATGAGGGTCTAGATGATGAACATGGCAACTGTTCCAGGTTCCCCCAACTCATTTTTCCcagattcatatttatataaatatttttacattattcttcCCAGCTTGTTTTTTATCTACCAAATTTAACAATTCACAATGTGCTATGTTATAATTAAAGTTTGAGGTATGTCTTGTTTCCTGAGAAAAATTAGCATGAGAATATGCTAGTAAGTAAGGTGGAGAGACCTTCCTTATGAATATGGCTTAAGTATCTTATAATAAGAAACTGGCCAATGACCTTTATCCTTATGAGTCTGTGCTGAGAACTCATCAGATGAAATTCTTTGTGGATGTCAGAGCAAACTCTTCAACTGTCTCTGTTCTGTAACCAAGTGGTAAAAAAGgaaccttatttttcttcttgctcaCTGACTGAAACTGTCACTAGTCATCCAAGGTAAGCTTCAGAGTGTGGGCTTTTTGTCAACTTTTTGTTGCTGgtccttcattcattcatggaGGACATCAGGAAGTGATTCTCTGACATTCAAGTGATTTATGTAAGGCAGGGCTGTGCTGAgctactttctcctccagagccatctggatccagtggcaaaatataggtcaggatgactggagatggccctaatAGAAGACCTTGATCCTTTAAATCTAAAGTCTTTAGTAGGTCTGTTTGCCCATCATTGATTAAAACTAGGTAAGATGGGTTACTGGTATTGGAGAAAGAGAATGACCTGCTGAATCTCAAATGAAGGAAATTCTTTACGTCTTCCCTCACCCAGAACCTGAATAAAGCTAAGACTagataatcctttttttttttttctctccttcccaacttTCATACTTCAACATACTTACTGTGTCTTCCTCCCTGACATCACAGTTCCTCAACTTAACTCTTTCACATGACTTATTCCTTTGCTGCATCTCCCTGGTTTCATAAGAAACTGTTTTATTATATCACTGATCTTGTCCTCGGATATTTATCACCAACTGCAGCCTTCActcctataatcttgttgctgaaCAAAGCTGGAGATAATCATGAAACCAGGCTGACTGGCTCCACTAAAAATTTAAGCTACATAACCTTGACTGGGCTCTCACTGCTACAAAGCAACCCCATTGACAACTCCCAAATCAACTTGCTCTCCCCCTCACCACAGTGGCTCTTCAAAACCTTTTCATTCCCAAGATTTTATGTGACACTCTCTTCCTTCACTATGTTTCACATGAAGATGTGgcccttccctttttttaagaCATACTCTCTCAGGttcacaattgttttaattttgttccaTTTTCCTCATCAGATTGAACCTTCTCTACTTCGTCCATTCTTTCGGTTATTTTCAAAACCTTAATCAATGAATACTAGCTGCTTCCTCACACTCTAAAATCATGTCcctcatcctcaaaaaaaaatctcacattaTCCATCCATCTCCACTAACTACCATTTATGTTTCATTCTTGATTCCTCACTCTTACCTCAAGACTAGTCAATTTGAATTTTATGCTGTCTCtcactcttttctctcctctgactgGGTATCTTCTCAGTACCTCATTACCTCATGTGGATCTTACACGTTGAATTTCAAttcttcttatatcttatctGTCTCTTGATTACAACCAAGTGATATTGACCTTCTTTCTATACCTCAACACATCCTAGTTCCCAATTCTGGGAATTTTCAAtggctgtcctccatgcctggatGGTTCTACTTCATCTCCAACTTCTAGCTTCCTGATTCTTTCAGGATCCAGTTaaacttaattttatataataagcctttctgaattccccttaattctattttaaatagacaaaaatatattctctaattctttcattGCAAGCTCACACTCAGTAGAGAACTAGAGAGAAGGGAAATCTTCTTACAAACATATATagtaaatcaaaacaaatttccacaaatTTTTTGAAAAAGTCTCATTCTATTCTGAGTCTTTCACTTCTTTATCACTTCCTAATTAATATGTTTCCTCCTCATGGTTCCTCATTATTCTGTTCCTGTTGCTGTTGGgtcatttttaatcatttcaactcttcatgaccccatttagggttttcttggaaaaaagtacttaagtattttgccatttccttcttcaactcattgtacagatgaggaatagAGGCAAATTGGATAAAATaccttgcctagggttacactcGGCAAAATAAGTATTCTTGATTTCAGgctcaatactctatccacttcatcacctACCCACTCTATGATGTTGCCtaattcttttaaagttatttgcttTTACTATATTGCTGCAAAATTCTTCTCATTCTGTtgatttcat
Encoded here:
- the LOC141546635 gene encoding olfactory receptor 5B12-like encodes the protein MAIMNRSEINEFILVGLTDAPELQVPLFIIFTVIYLITLVGNLGLIVLISWDSQLHTPMYFFLSNLSLVDFGYSSAITPKVMSIFLLEDKVISYNGCAAQFFFFVAFSTVESYLLAAMAYDRHAAVCKPLHYTTTMTANVCAGLAISSYICGFLNSSIHTRNTFSFDFCSSNVVHHFFCDFPALVALSCSETYIKELVVFFVVGFNVFFALFIILISYLLIFIAILKIRSVEGRRKAFSTCASHLTAVSIFYGTVIFMYLQPPSRHSMDTDKVVSVFYTIIIPMLNPLVYSLRNKDVKSAFIKISQGTKSSLGLSF